A segment of the Pirellulales bacterium genome:
CAGTTGATGGCTTGCTCGACGGTCGTAGTAATGACGTTCTCTTCAAATCGGCCTTCGATCCAAGGTTGTGTCGCAGGAGCGGTGTAAGTGGGTGACATGGTTTCTGTGATTTGGTTGTAAGCGAGAGGAAAACTCGGGACCAGGATAAACCCGTCACTATACCCGCCAATCAATTCATTTCAAACCGGCAGCAGGCCGCGCCATCGAGCCGGCACTCGCTTAGCCGCAAACTCTTTCCGACCAGTTCGGAGAACAGCATTTTCTCCATCGCGCAAATGCCCCGATCCTGTTCGGCTAGTTGGGGATAGGGGCAAGCCGTAGCCGTCAATACCGGCAGTAAACCGTTGTGATCGACCATAAACGGCACATTCCGCTCGGTCATCAGCGCCGACACGCATTGCATCCGCTCTTCAGTCGTTTCACCCTTCAAAGCGCGTCCATAAATCCTGGCCAACGTCTGTGAAATCCGCTTCAGTAAGCCACTGCGAACTTCGACGTCTCTAACCGACCGAATTTCTCGCCACAAGGCGAGCGTCAAATCGGCGAAATTCGACCCAGCTTGTCGTCTTCCTTTATCCGTAAGGGTATACCGATGGCTTGGCCTTCCGCGCCCAGCCTTGGCGACTGATCGTTCGACAAGACCTTGTGACATCAAACGCAATAAACGCTGACGCACAGCAGTCGCTGTAACCTGCATCGCTGCCATCAGTTCCGACACATTCATGGGTCCACGGTGACGCAGCAAATCTGTCAGACCGCGATCGGATTTCTCAACGCCCGTTTCCATGTTGACCTCCGCTCAATGGCCACATCAACACTCAAATTCTACAGCAATCTCTATTTTTGACAATAGTTCATGTCAAAAAGGCGCGAGGTTTCTTTGATTTAATTGAATAGGAATTGTAAAGTCTTTCAGTACTTTAAGTTGCGTTCGATTCGTGGAGCGTAAAGCTTATTGAGGAAAATACGAATCGACCGCCTCATCAAACTCGGCTGGCGTAGAAACTATCGCCACATGCGCCCGAAAATCGCGCGCTCCGCGCCGGCCTTGGGCGTAACAGCAAGCGAATTTTCGCATAAGCGCCGTGCCGCGCTCGTCGCCGAACCGTTGGCACACCAATCGATAATGGTGATAAAGTAACGCCCGTTCTTCCTTGAGAGTCGGATCGGGCGGAATTGGCTCGCCTCGCAGTGCCGCGGAACATTGCGCAAACAACCATGGCCGCGACAGCCCCGCGCGGGCGATCATCACGCCATCCACGCCGTAATGTTCGAATGCATTCACGACCGATCGCGGCGAATCGAGGTCGCCGTTGCCGATGA
Coding sequences within it:
- a CDS encoding MarR family transcriptional regulator produces the protein METGVEKSDRGLTDLLRHRGPMNVSELMAAMQVTATAVRQRLLRLMSQGLVERSVAKAGRGRPSHRYTLTDKGRRQAGSNFADLTLALWREIRSVRDVEVRSGLLKRISQTLARIYGRALKGETTEERMQCVSALMTERNVPFMVDHNGLLPVLTATACPYPQLAEQDRGICAMEKMLFSELVGKSLRLSECRLDGAACCRFEMN